GAGCTTCACCAAAGACGACTTCACCTCCTGCAGGCCCTCTTGCCCAAAGTAAACCACCGTCAGATGAACTCTCCTATCCTGCTGGACGCACACTTCCCTGAAGCACAGCAGTGAAAGAAAAAATAGATCTTTGATAAAAGGATAGTTGACAAGCACCATACATACttacaaataataaatacaccATAAAGTACTACAATACGTAAAAAAATACAGACAATTAAATGTCAGTAAATTGGTTTTCGTAAAACTCAGTATTAACAGCTCAACACCAAACCACTTTAACTCCTCTTCCACGTCGTCTGGTATTAGTCTCCCAGCGCAGACAGGAAACCCTGACTCTGAGCTAATGGAAACCAGTGGTCagcccggggcccggggcccgggaCGGGGCCACAGGGCTCGGCGGGGCCCACCTGAAGTTGAGCAGGAACTGCATGAAGGTCTCCACTCGGCCCGCCAGCGGCACGATGACGTTGATGACCACGCCCTGCGTCTCCACCGCCGTGCTGCGCACCTTCATCAGGGGCCCGAAGGGCCGGAAGAGCGTGACGTGGCGGAAGCTGCTGGAGTCCTCCTTGGCGAAGAAGAGCTCGTACAGCGTGCCTTTGTCCCGCTCCGTCCGGTACAGCCCTGCCGACAGAGGGGAAGACACACAGGAGACTTGACCGCTTGTTGTCCCTGCAGGTGTAATCTCACCACTAACCACTAACATGAGGCACAATGATACAAAAACCATGCAGCAGATCAGGTAAGCCTGCAGACAATATATTGATTATTCATCCCCACATCGTGTTGTATTGAACGCTAATCGCTCCGTGAGTATCTACCAGTCCCAGCACAGGGATCAAGCAGCTCGCTCAAGAGTTGGCAACACAACACCgatctttaaaggtcccatgacatgccaccaggtgtggtgtgattagccgttaaaaGCCGTTTTGGATACGGCTTGTCTGACATCACAAGCGGGCGTGTCCCACATAGATgtgcgctggatagatcagtctaccagcctaccccgtGGACCGgagcaaatgttgctcatctctccgtcacacgtctaggcggacacgcccacctgcgatgtcataaggggcagatttccaaaacggagACTTTCCCCCCAGTCCGGTCGTACCCTCGGTGAAGTGGAGGTCCGAGTAGGTCTGCCTCTGCATGGGCGCGTCGTCGTCGGCGCCGTCCTCCTCGTCGGGGTTGTTGATGATGTCCAGCgccgcctccaccgcctccaccagctCGTCCCGCCGGTCCTTGCGGACGGGCTTCTCCTCGGGGTGCCGCGTCAGCCCCATCTCCAGCTGGTACACCTTGGACGAGGTGAAGCTCTCGAAGGGCACCACCGCGTACTCGCTGGGGAAGCGCGCGCCCGTGCTCACCTCCGCCTTGTCGATCTGCGAGTGCAGGTACTCCAGCAGGTCGCCCGGCTCCTGGTCCTTGGCCTCGGACAGGCCCGGCACGCCGGGCGGCTCCTTCCGCTCCTGCAGGAGCTTCAGCCGGTCGCCCATCTCCTGCAGCTCCTGCTTCAGCTGGGCGATCTGCCGCTTGAGGCTGGCGGCGCGGTTGAGGTggcgctcctcctgctcctgcagcAGGCCTTGGTAGTGCTCCTTGCCGTAGCCGTCACCCACCAGGCCGGGCAGGGCCATGGTGAGGTCGGCGGGAGGGGTGCACTCCAGCAGGTAGGcgaacagcagcagcaccagcagcaggaaCAGGCCCAGGAAGAGCCAACGCGCCCGGCTGGGCATGGCCAAGCCGCGCCTGGGCATCGCGCTAGCCTCTGAGCTACGGCCAGCGAGAATGCATTCCCCCCTTTCGCCCTCTGATGTATCGGCCGATTCACATTACGTGTATGTGTCTTTTAAACGCATTGAGTGTGAAggaaacatttattatttgggCAATGATATCCACGATGGGAATCAATAATGTTTGAGTGTCACATTAATAACGGCAACTTAAGTGTATGTTTCACTTCGTCTGGCAATGTCAACAACTTAACTGGAGCAAGTGTCAAAGAGATGTTTACCTACAGCAGACAGAAAAAAAAGGATAATATAGTTTAAGTGTCTATTCGTGGCCGGGCAGCTATTTTTTTTCGGCACAGGTGTGCTGCATTTCAAGCTGGGTTCGCAGATGTTTATTCAGAGTCTAGCAAAtaacagcgggggggggggggggcaacaacaGCTCGTTGTTTCGCGGCGGTGGGCGGACTGGATTGAGACAAACCTCCGTTCATCCTGCTGAAGGTTTCATTACGTTTCCGGTCTTTTGATCACCTCTTCACAATTAAAGCATGCAGACTAAACAGCTGTGGTAGCGGTACGGTTGAATGTAAATCGTATACAGATGTTTTAGTCTGGTTCCTATTGTCTTCACTATGTACATCCGTAGAAAGTTGCTGGTGCAGCACTTATTCGATTGTTCTGTTAAACGTCTGCTCAATTACACGAGAATTTATAAAGTATGGCTTCAATCGGAACACCCTTACCagttaataaaataaaggaTACCGAAGCAGACAGTCCCCACACTACTGATTAGGCAAACACCGCCGTAGTGGGCATGACAGGAGGACTGAGCACTGAACAGTTCCCAAGCGTCGCACGGATCACAATGCCATGCCACAACGAAATTGCTGCATTAAAAATATTTGTCTTATCCAAACAATTTATTCGATGAAGATTATTAACAGTGTAAAATTAACACTCACATCAAGTCGATTTATTTCGAAAATGTCAAACGGAAATGCACGCTCCGCTGCTCGCTCTGTATCAATGTAAATACCACAATAAGACTTTAGCTTTTAAGCTTAAAGataaatgtttcaaatatgtcaTATGTAAAAAATGAACCGCTTACCCAATTAAACCACTCCACCGACCGTGCCCTCCGTTTTTCACATGAAAGGCGAAAGCAAATAGCTAGCGCTGCAAGCCCATGGATGCACAAATACAAGACGCCACGGAGCAAAAGAGAAAAGTAGGTACGAGGGGCACTTCCGGTTTAAACTAGCCAATTAAAGTTGTGCTACTTTAAACGTCATCAATCATTCTATGCAAGGGTATGGATGGTCATGATGGTCAGTTTTTCCATTGATGCTCTCATTCTAATTTTCGTTTGACATAACCAATATTTAGCTCATAATGCAATACAGTATATGGCCAGGCTCAGTATAATCCCaattaccccctatgttttattcgatacatttcgacagtgttaccccttatgggtttttcatgacgaccaaagaaaaaccagtgtcacccctcatgtttcatttgataaaaacgacagtgttaccccctatgttttaattgataaatatcgacaatgttaccccttatgtttttttcatgacgaccaaagaaaaacaacagtgtcacccccaaTAATCAATCATCCCCCAAAAGCTCttgccagaaaaaaaaaaaatgaacgcaACCCAAACCCAACTTACCctatacacaataatcaatcatcaataaagaggatattcatgacattaaaatgtatgtgtgtattgctatagtttcccttatgttttttttcatgatgaccaataaaaaacaacagtgttaccccttatattttatttgacaaagacaacagtgttaccctttatggtttttttcatgacgaccaataaaaaacaacagtgttaccccttatgctttttttcatgacgaccaataaaaaaacaacagtgttaccccttatgtattttttcattacgaccaataaaaaacaacagtgttacccccttatgttttttttaatgacgaccaataaaaaaggacagtgttatcccttatgtttattttcatgacgaacaataaaaaacaacagtgttaccccttatgttttttttcatgacgaccaaataaaacgacagtgttaccccttatgtttattttcatgacgaccaataaaaaacaacagtattaccccttatgttttttttcatgacgaccaataaaaaaggagctacgagtcttccaacagtagacatgaaccccggtctccagggggttaggcagcgtgcactccactgcaccactgtggcgatgacaatacacaataatcaatcatcaataaagaggatatacatgacattaaaatgtatgtgtgtatttctattgtttcccttatgttttttcatgacgactgataaaaaacgacagtgttaccccttatattttatttgacaaagaatacagtgttaccccaaatggtttttttcatgacgaccaataaaaaacaacagtgttaccccttaagttttatttgataaatatcgacagtgttaccctttatgttttttttcatgacgaccaatagaaaacaacagtgttaccccttatgttttttttcattacgaccaataaaaaacaacagtgttaccccttatgttttttttcattacgaccaataaaaaaggacagtgttaccccttatgttttttttcattacgaccaataaaaaaggacagtgttaccccttatgttttttttcatgccgaccaataaaaaacaacagtgttacccctaatgttttttttcatgacgaccaaaaaaaggacagtgttaccccttgtggtttttttcatgacgaccaaagaaaaacaacagtgttaccccctatgttttatttgataaatatcgacagtgttgccccttatgtttatttcatgacggccgataaaaaacgacagagttacacctcatgttttttccatgttgaccaataaataataaCAGTGGTACcactgtcgacgtttttgcggggatccgtaCCTGAGCTATTTAgggtgttaacctccgaacttatcattGCACCAACAAGACAGCGAATAAAAACATCACATTGGTTATACTtaactttataattcgcatgaaacaGAGCtacgagtcttccaacagaagacatgaaccccggtctccagggggttaggcagcgtgcactccactgcaccactgaggcgatgacaatacacaataatcaatcatcaataaagaggatatacatgacattaaaatgtatgtgtgtatttctattgtttcccttatgttttttcatgacgactgataaaaaacgacagtgttaccccttatattttatttgacaaagaaaacagtgttaccccaaatggtttttttcatgacgaccaataaaaaacaacagtgttaccccctatgttttttttcatgacgaccaaaaaaaacgacagtgttaccccttatgttttttttcttgacgaccaataaaacaggacagtgttaccccttgtggttttttacatgacgaccaaagaaacacaacagtgttaccccctatgttttatttgatatatatcaacagtgttgccccttatgtttaattcatgacggccgataaataacgacagtgttacccttttctACTTTTTTGCGGGGAACCGATCCTGAGCTGTGTAgtgtgttaacctccgaacttatcaatgcaccaacaTGACACCGAAtcaagtcatcacaatggttatacttgactttataattcgcatgataTAAAGATACGAGTCTCCTGAAAggagacatcaaccggacttgaaccccggtctccagggggttaggcagagagcactccactgcaccactgaggctaTGATTTTACActataatcaatcatcaataaagaggatatgcacgacataaaaatgtatgtgtgtatttctattatttcccttatggtttttttcatgacgactgataaaaaacgacagtgttaccccttatattttatttgacaaagaaaacagtgttacccctaatgttttttttcatgacgaccaataaaaaacaacagtgtttccccttatgttttttttcatgacgaccaataaaaaacaacagtgttaccccttatgttttttttcatgaagaccaataaaaaacaacagtgttaccccttatgttttttttcatgaagaccataaaaaacaacagtgttacccctcatgttttttttcatgacgaccaataaaaaaggacagtgttaccccttatgtttattttcatgacgaccaataaaaaacaacagtgttaccccttatgttttttttcatgacgaccaaaaaaaacgacagtgttaccccttatgttttttttcatgacgaccaataaaaaaggacaatgttaccccttgtgtttttttttcatgacgaccaaaaaaaaacaacagtgttaccccctatgttttatttgataaatatcgacagtgttgtcccttatgtttatttcatgacggccgataaattacgacagagttacccctttcAACGTTTTTGctgggatccgaacctgagctgtttagagtgataacctccgaacttatcaatgcaccaacaagacacagaataaatacttcacaatggttatacttgactttataattcgcatgaaatagagatagaAGTCTACCGTGAGATGaaatcaaccagacttgaaccccggtctccagggggttaagCAGAGTACACTGCACTGCACCAcagaggcgatgacaatacactataatcaatcatcaataaagaggatatacatgacattaaaatgtatgtgtgtatttctattatttcccttatgttttttttcatgacgaccaataaaaaacgacagtgttaccccttatggttttttcatgacgactgataaaaaatgacagtgctaccccttatattttatttgacaaagaaaacagtgtaaccccttatgttttttttcattacgaccaaaaaaaacgacagtgttaccccttatgttttttttcatgacgaccaataaaaaaggacagtgttaccccttatgtttattttcatgacgaccaataaaaaacaacagtgttaccccttatgttttttttcttgacgaccaaaaaaaacgacagtgttaccccttatggtttttttcatgacgaccaataaaaaaggacaatgttaccccttgtgtttttttttcatgacgaccaaaaaaaaccaacagtgttaccccctatgttttatttgataaatatcgacagtgttgccccttatgtttatttcatgacggccgataaaatacGACAGAATTACCCCTTTCTACGTTTTTGctgggatccgaacctgagctttTTAGAGTgctaacctccgaacttatcaatgcaccaacaagacacagaATAATTActtcacaatggttatacttgactttataattcgcatgaaatagagatacgaGTCTACCGTAAGTTGaaatcaaccagacttgaagcccggtctccagggggttaagcagagtgcactgcactgcaccacagaggcgatgacaatactctataatcaatcatcaataaagaggatatacatgacattaaaatgtatgtgtgtatttctattatttcccttatgttttttttcatgacgaccaataaaaaacgacagtgttaccccttatggttttttcatgacgactgataaaaaacgacagtgttaccccttatattttatttgacaaagaaaacagtgttaccccttatgttttttttcatgacgaccaataaaaaacaacagtgttagcccttatgttttttttcatgaagaccaataaaaaacaacagtgttaccccttatgttttttttcatgaagaccataaaaaacaacagtgttaccccttatgtttttttcatgaagaccaataaaaaacaacagtgttaccccttatgttttttttcatgacgatcaataaaaaacaagtttttttaatgttttttttccatgaagaccaataaaaaacaacagtcgtcatgttttttttcatgacgaccaaaaaaaacgacagtgttaccccttatgttttttttcatgacgaccaataaaaaaggacagtgttaccccttgtggtttttcttcatgacgaccaaaaaaaacaacagtgttaccccttatgttttttttcatgacgaccaaaaaaaacgacagtgttaccccttatgttttttttcatgacgaccaaaaaaaggacagtgttaccccttatgtttattttcatgacgaccaataaaaaacaacagtgttaccccttatgtttttttttcatgacgaccaaaaaaaacgacagtgttaccccttatgttttttttcatgacgaccaaaaaaaggacagtgttaccccttgtggtttttttcatgacgaccaaagaaaaacaacagtgttaccccctatgttttatttgataaatatcgacagtgttgcccctcatgttttttccatgttgaccaataaaaaacaacagtgttaccccttatgttttttttcatgaagaccataaaaaacaacagtgttaccccttatgtttttttcatgaagaccaataaaaaacaacagtgttaccccttatgttttttttcatgacgatcaataaaaaacaagtttttttaatgttttttttccatgaagaccaataaaaaacaacagtcgtcatgttttttttcatgacgaccaaaaaaaacgacagtgttaccccttatgttttttttcatgacgaccaataaaaaaggacagtgttaccccttgtggtttttcttcatgacgaccaaaaaaaacaacagtgttaccccttatgttttttttcatgacgaccaaaaaaaacgacagtgttaccccttatgttttttttcatgacgaccaaaaaaaggacagtgttaccccttatgtttattttcatgacgaccaataaaaaacaacagtgttaccccttatgtttttttttcatgacgaccaaaaaaaacaacagtgttaccccttatgttttttttcatgacgaccaaaaaaaggacagtgttaccccttgtggtttttttcatgacgaccaaagaaaaacaacagtgttaccccctatgttttatttgataaatatcgacagtgttgcccctcatgttttttccatgttgaccaataaaaaacaacagtgtcactgTGTCAACAGTGTCAcactgtcgacgtttttgcggggatccgaacctgagctgtttagagtgttaacctccgaacttatcaatgcaccaacaagacagcgaataaagtcatcacaatggttatacttttCATGacgatgtgttttttttcatgacgaccaaaaaaaacgacagtgttaccccttatgtttattttcatgtcgaccaataaaaaacaacagtgttaccccttaggttttttttcatgacgaccaataaaaaacaacagtgttaccccttatgtttattttcctgaagaccaataaaaaccaacagtgttaccccctatgttttatttgataaatatcgacagtgttgccccttatgttttttttcatgacgaccaataaaaaaggacagtgttaccccttatgtttattttcatgacgaccaataaaaaacaacagtgttaccccttatgttttttttcatgacgaccaaaaaaaggacagtgttaccccttgtggtttttttcatgacgaccaaagaaaaacaacagtgttaccccctatgttttatttgatgaatatcgacagtgttgaccaataaaaaacaacagtggtaccactgtcga
This genomic window from Gadus macrocephalus chromosome 15, ASM3116895v1 contains:
- the csgalnact2 gene encoding chondroitin sulfate N-acetylgalactosaminyltransferase 2; the protein is MPRRGLAMPSRARWLFLGLFLLLVLLLFAYLLECTPPADLTMALPGLVGDGYGKEHYQGLLQEQEERHLNRAASLKRQIAQLKQELQEMGDRLKLLQERKEPPGVPGLSEAKDQEPGDLLEYLHSQIDKAEVSTGARFPSEYAVVPFESFTSSKVYQLEMGLTRHPEEKPVRKDRRDELVEAVEAALDIINNPDEEDGADDDAPMQRQTYSDLHFTEGLYRTERDKGTLYELFFAKEDSSSFRHVTLFRPFGPLMKVRSTAVETQGVVINVIVPLAGRVETFMQFLLNFREVCVQQDRRVHLTVVYFGQEGLQEVKSSLVKLSSEESFSNYTLLPVDEEFSRGRGLDIGAHAWTRGDVLMFFCDVDIHFTLDFLNACRLHASPNKRVFYPVVFSLYNPAIVYGNLEQPPPVDLQLNHKKEAGFWRDFGFGMTCQYRSDFLNIGGFDLDVKGWGVEDVHLYRKYLRSDLIVTRTPVAGLFHLWHEKRCVDELTPEQYSMCIQSKAMNEASHSHLGMLVFQEEIKAHLRKQAFKTRSKPEG